One Branchiostoma floridae strain S238N-H82 chromosome 1, Bfl_VNyyK, whole genome shotgun sequence genomic region harbors:
- the LOC118418640 gene encoding transmembrane emp24 domain-containing protein 10-like, which produces MSTLHYLVFLLCVFLVDVEGIGFTLPPNTKKCLREEIHKDILVTGDYELSDAPGQSTHLLVTDSSGHVLYSKEDATKGKFAFTTDDYDMFEICFETKMTGGARGPDREVSLTVKHGVEAKNYQDIAKAEKLKPMEVELRRLEDLSESIVNDFAYMRAREEEMRDTNESTNSRVLYFSIFSMCCLIGLATWQVLYLRRFFKAKKLIE; this is translated from the exons ATGAGCACTTTACACTATCTAGTCTTTCTGCTCTGTGTATTTTTGGTTGATGTGGAGGGGATAGGCTTCACGTTGCCTCCTAACACGAAGAAGTGTCTGAGGGAAGAAATCCACAAGGACATTCTTGTAACAGGAGACTACGAGCTCTCAGACGCACCAGGACAGAGCACACATCTACTG GTGACAGACTCCAGTGGCCATGTCCTGTACTCCAAGGAAGATGCCACCAAGGGGAAGTTTGCCTTCACAACTGATGACTATGACATGTTTGAAATTTGCTTCGAAACAAAGATGACAG GAGGAGCCAGAGGTCCGGATAGGGAGGTCAGCCTCACCGTCAAACATGGAGTTGAAGCTAAGAACTATCAAGAT ATTGCGAAAGCAGAGAAACTGAAGCCTATGGAAGTCGAGCTACGCAGACTCGAGGACCTGTCTGAGTCTATTGTCAATGACTTTGCTTACATGAGGGCAAGGGAAGAAGAAATGAGGGACACAAATG AGTCCACCAACTCCCGAGTGCTATACTTCAGTATTTTCTCCATGTGCTGTCTGATTGGCCTTGCTACGTGGCAAGTCCTGTACCTGCGTCGCTTCTTCAAGGCCAAGAAGCTCATCGAGTAG
- the LOC118418652 gene encoding uncharacterized protein LOC118418652: MWTWQAYVHLRIIGNHRKCSDEVGKTAPAHSLRDLSSTIMAALGRLSQCGTLFFRNTTFIGSQSRGFHVTAILEKPKSKNVLVLLRSMSGSGCSIVKKRGRTDDKVVAILYDKRVGKHCVFREERRIKSLK, encoded by the exons ATGTGGACGTGGCAGGCGTACGTACACCTCCGAATCATCGGCAATCATCGGAAATGTTCGGATGAAGTCGGAAAAACTGCACCTGCGCACTCGCTGCGTGACCTTTCCTCGACCATCATGGCCGCCCTGGGCAGACTGAGTCAGTGCGGGACGTTATTTTTCCGAAATACAACGTTTATAGGATCTCAGTCTCGAGGATTTCATGTCACGGCCATTCTGGAGAAACCCAAGAGCAA AAACGTGCTGGTGCTGTTGAGAAGCATGTCTGGGAGCGGATGCAGCATTGTAAAGAAGAGAGGCAGAACAGATGATAAAGTTGTAGCTATATTATATGACAAAAGAG TCGGCAAACACTGTGTCTTCAGAGAAGAAAGAAGGATCAAATCACTGAAATGA